CCGGCAACATCATCGTGCGTCAGCGCGGCACCCGCATCCATCCGGGGGCGAACGTGGGCCGTGGGCGTGACGACACGCTCTTCGCGCTGGTCGACGGCGTGGTTCAGTTCCAGCGCAAGGACCGCAAGCGCAAGCAGGTGGCCGTAATTCCGGCGTGAGCCGCTTCCGCAGGACGTGAAAAGGCCCCGGCAGTGATCTGCCGGGGCCCTTGGTTGCTAGCTGCCCAACCAGAACCCCACCAGGAAGCCGAGGCCGAGCGCCGCGACGCACACCCCCAGCAGCATCAACACCCAGCGGAGCCCCCCTGCCCCCGCCTCGCGGCGCATCCGCTCAGGCCGTGCCGAAAGCCAGCTGCAGCTCGGGGTT
The Longimicrobiaceae bacterium DNA segment above includes these coding regions:
- the rpmA gene encoding 50S ribosomal protein L27, with the protein product MAHKKGGGSTRNGRDSQAQRLGVKKFGGERVLAGNIIVRQRGTRIHPGANVGRGRDDTLFALVDGVVQFQRKDRKRKQVAVIPA